The following are encoded in a window of Flavobacterium sp. WC2421 genomic DNA:
- a CDS encoding C40 family peptidase — translation MKQVLCFLLLIVLFTSCKTSSKIVTTKGKDNNSLSTRKTNQLIDNIVESATDNIGVKYKTAGTTRSGFDCSGLVFATFEHYNITLPRTSFEQSKTGTDLGKNTDKAHKGDLIFFRTNNRSQINHVGIITEVTDDEVKFVHASTSKGVIISSTKQPYYQKTFAQINRILE, via the coding sequence TTGAAACAAGTACTCTGCTTTCTTCTCCTGATTGTTTTATTTACTTCATGTAAAACTTCTTCGAAAATTGTAACAACGAAAGGCAAAGACAACAACAGTTTGTCGACTAGAAAAACGAACCAACTTATTGACAATATAGTAGAATCAGCAACAGATAATATTGGTGTGAAATACAAAACTGCAGGAACAACCAGATCTGGTTTTGATTGTTCTGGATTAGTGTTTGCTACTTTTGAACACTATAATATTACACTCCCTCGAACTTCTTTTGAGCAATCTAAAACAGGAACCGATTTAGGAAAAAACACTGACAAAGCACATAAAGGAGATTTAATATTTTTTAGAACCAACAACAGATCCCAAATTAATCATGTGGGAATCATTACAGAAGTGACTGATGACGAAGTGAAATTTGTTCATGCCTCTACTTCCAAAGGAGTAATTATCTCTTCAACAAAACAACCTTACTACCAAAAAACATTTGCTCAGATCAATCGAATTTTAGAATAA
- the lpxB gene encoding lipid-A-disaccharide synthase, whose product MKYYILAGEASGDLHGSNLIKELFKQDTSAQIRCWGGDLMQQAGAELVSHYKERSFMGFAEIIKNLSSILEFIKLCKEDIQDYKPDALIFIDNSGFNLRIAKWAKPAGYNTFYYISPQVWASRPGRVETIKKTIDHMYVVLPFVKPFYEKYNYKVTYVGHPLIDAIHNHPAIDSAVFKRENQLSEKPIIALLPGSRKQEITKMLSGMLSIVDDFPDYQFVIAGAPSQDYSFYKQFIQNENIKFISNKTYDLLKNATAALVTSGTATLETALFKVPEVVCYKGSWASYQIAKRIITLKYISLVNLIMDEEVVTELIQENFTTKNIKKELTKILETNYRKQLLEKYDSLEKKLGGIGASEKTAGLIIKDLKAIL is encoded by the coding sequence ATGAAATACTACATTCTAGCCGGAGAAGCATCAGGAGATTTGCATGGGTCGAATTTGATAAAAGAACTATTCAAACAAGATACTAGCGCTCAAATAAGATGTTGGGGTGGTGATTTAATGCAACAAGCCGGAGCCGAATTAGTTTCTCATTACAAAGAACGTTCTTTTATGGGCTTTGCAGAGATTATAAAAAACCTCTCTTCTATCTTAGAATTCATTAAGCTTTGTAAAGAAGATATTCAAGATTACAAACCAGATGCCTTAATATTTATTGACAATTCAGGATTTAATCTCCGAATTGCAAAGTGGGCAAAACCAGCAGGATACAACACCTTTTACTATATAAGTCCGCAAGTTTGGGCATCTAGACCAGGCAGAGTCGAAACCATAAAAAAAACAATTGATCATATGTATGTGGTATTGCCTTTTGTAAAACCATTCTACGAAAAATACAATTATAAAGTCACTTATGTGGGACATCCATTAATTGACGCCATTCATAATCACCCTGCTATAGACTCTGCAGTTTTTAAAAGGGAGAATCAATTGAGTGAAAAACCAATAATAGCATTACTGCCAGGTAGCCGTAAACAAGAAATTACTAAAATGCTTTCGGGAATGTTAAGCATTGTTGATGATTTTCCAGATTACCAATTTGTAATTGCAGGCGCACCCAGTCAAGATTATTCTTTTTACAAGCAATTCATACAGAATGAAAACATAAAATTCATCTCGAATAAAACCTATGATTTATTGAAGAATGCCACAGCAGCATTAGTCACTTCAGGAACAGCAACACTAGAAACTGCGTTATTTAAAGTTCCCGAAGTAGTATGCTACAAAGGAAGTTGGGCTTCATACCAGATTGCTAAGCGCATTATTACACTAAAATACATTTCGCTAGTCAACCTAATAATGGATGAAGAAGTGGTAACTGAATTGATTCAAGAAAACTTTACAACTAAAAATATTAAAAAAGAATTGACAAAAATTCTAGAAACCAATTACCGAAAACAACTTTTGGAAAAATATGACTCGTTAGAAAAAAAATTAGGTGGAATTGGAGCTAGTGAAAAAACCGCTGGGTTAATCATTAAGGATTTAAAAGCCATTTTATAA
- the surE gene encoding 5'/3'-nucleotidase SurE, translating to MTQVKPLILITNDDGVSAPGIRALIDVMSEIGEVVIVAPDKPQSAMGHAITINNTLYLNKISKDTDRITEYSCSGTPVDCVKLAVNEILKRKPDLCVSGINHGSNSSINVIYSGTMSAAVEAGIEGIPAIGFSLLDYDWNADFETIKPFVKKITTEVLEKGLPKDVVLNVNFPKLKKENIKGIKICRQAKALWVEKFDKRQTPQGRDYYWLAGEFVNQDKGEDTDEWALGNGYISVVPVQFDLTAHHATQELNTWNWNE from the coding sequence ATGACTCAAGTTAAACCCTTAATTTTAATTACAAATGACGATGGTGTTTCGGCACCAGGTATCCGAGCATTAATTGACGTTATGTCAGAAATTGGCGAAGTTGTAATTGTCGCACCTGACAAGCCACAAAGTGCAATGGGACATGCTATTACAATCAACAATACATTATATCTAAATAAAATTTCAAAGGACACAGATCGAATTACGGAATATAGTTGCTCTGGTACTCCAGTGGATTGTGTGAAGTTAGCTGTAAATGAAATATTAAAAAGAAAGCCTGATTTGTGTGTTTCTGGAATTAATCACGGGTCAAATTCATCCATTAATGTTATTTATTCAGGTACAATGAGTGCTGCTGTCGAAGCAGGAATTGAAGGCATTCCAGCCATTGGGTTCTCACTCTTAGATTATGATTGGAATGCTGATTTCGAAACTATTAAACCATTTGTAAAAAAAATAACAACAGAGGTTTTAGAAAAAGGATTGCCAAAAGACGTTGTATTGAATGTAAATTTTCCCAAATTAAAAAAAGAAAACATCAAAGGGATAAAAATTTGCCGTCAAGCAAAAGCACTTTGGGTTGAAAAATTCGACAAAAGACAAACACCGCAAGGAAGAGATTATTACTGGCTTGCTGGAGAATTTGTGAACCAAGACAAAGGTGAAGATACTGATGAATGGGCGTTAGGAAACGGATATATCTCAGTAGTTCCGGTACAATTTGACTTAACTGCTCACCATGCAACACAAGAACTTAACACCTGGAATTGGAATGAATAA
- a CDS encoding carboxy terminal-processing peptidase has translation MNTILNFMKRNYKILLAIVFLSATLFAFKIKSSNENDPDKDKLLLELLTFVIEKGHYNPAAIDDTFSKGIYKDYIQALDPSKRFFLQSDIDEFSKYETELDDELINKDLTFFNLTYDRLMKRMEESKKLYKDILAVPFDYSVDESFNTDYVKAPYAKNNAELKDRWRKQIKLSTLSSLTDRLRIQENKSKGITASADSDSLVGLKSGDKIDDDFYKKNNTSADTGKVKTVAELEKETRESAKKSLDEYFGFMNDLDRNDWFSVYVNSITARFDPHTNYFAPEEKERFDVSISGKLEGIGARLQKKNDFTEISELISGGPAWRGKQLESGDLVMKVAQGNAEPVDVVGMRLDDVVKKIKGPKGTEVRLTVKKVDGTIKVISIIRDIVEIEETYAKSSVVEKNGLKYGVIYLPKFYIDFENKDGRDAGKDIALEVERLKKAGVNGIVLDVRDDGGGSLSTVVDIAGLFIEQGPIVQIKSAGRKKEVLFDRDSKIEWDGPLVIMVNSFSASASEILAAAIQDYKRGIIIGSKQTYGKGTVQNVIDLNQFVRNSSVGDLGALKTTTQKFYRINGGSTQLDGVSSDVVMPDRYAYLKMGERDVDNAMPWDKIDPATYTVWNKTENFNKAILNSKTRIEKNPQFKLIEENAKWIDSRSEDNTYSLNIDKFKIAQNDIEEKSKKYRPISQYKNTLHFSSLPYEVAQMDKDSILKEKRDRWHEGLSKDIYVEEALNVLDDLQSKPIVKKNMSEKLKKEKLAKS, from the coding sequence ATGAATACTATTCTTAACTTTATGAAAAGAAATTATAAAATACTCCTTGCAATTGTTTTCCTTTCGGCTACATTATTTGCTTTTAAAATTAAATCTTCTAACGAGAATGATCCTGATAAAGATAAATTACTTTTAGAATTATTAACTTTTGTTATTGAAAAAGGACACTATAACCCTGCGGCAATTGATGATACATTCTCAAAAGGAATCTATAAAGATTATATTCAAGCTTTAGATCCCTCAAAACGATTTTTTCTTCAATCAGACATCGATGAATTTTCAAAGTATGAAACTGAATTAGATGATGAATTGATCAATAAGGATTTAACGTTCTTTAATTTGACGTATGATCGCTTGATGAAGCGAATGGAGGAAAGTAAAAAATTATACAAAGATATTCTTGCAGTGCCATTTGATTATTCAGTTGATGAAAGCTTTAACACGGATTATGTAAAAGCACCTTATGCTAAAAATAATGCTGAATTAAAGGATAGATGGCGCAAACAAATTAAATTATCTACACTATCTTCTTTGACAGACCGTCTTAGAATTCAAGAGAATAAAAGTAAAGGAATTACGGCATCAGCTGATTCTGATAGTTTAGTTGGCTTAAAATCTGGAGATAAAATTGACGATGATTTTTATAAAAAAAACAATACATCTGCTGATACAGGTAAGGTGAAAACGGTTGCTGAATTAGAAAAAGAAACTCGTGAAAGTGCTAAGAAATCACTTGATGAATATTTTGGTTTCATGAATGATTTGGATAGGAATGATTGGTTCTCTGTTTATGTTAATTCAATTACGGCTCGTTTTGATCCACATACTAATTATTTTGCTCCAGAAGAAAAAGAGCGTTTTGATGTTAGTATTAGTGGGAAGTTAGAAGGCATAGGTGCTCGTTTACAAAAGAAAAACGACTTTACAGAGATTTCTGAGTTAATTTCTGGTGGTCCAGCATGGAGAGGCAAACAATTAGAATCAGGAGATTTAGTAATGAAAGTAGCACAGGGAAATGCTGAGCCAGTAGATGTGGTAGGAATGCGTCTTGATGATGTTGTAAAAAAAATAAAAGGGCCAAAGGGAACTGAAGTTCGTCTTACCGTAAAAAAAGTGGATGGAACAATTAAAGTTATTTCTATAATTAGAGATATTGTAGAAATTGAGGAGACATACGCCAAGTCAAGTGTTGTAGAGAAAAACGGATTGAAATATGGTGTAATCTATTTGCCTAAGTTTTATATCGATTTTGAAAATAAAGACGGTAGAGATGCAGGTAAAGATATCGCTCTTGAAGTAGAACGACTTAAAAAAGCAGGAGTGAATGGAATCGTTTTGGATGTACGTGATGATGGTGGTGGATCTTTATCAACTGTTGTTGATATTGCTGGATTATTCATTGAGCAAGGTCCAATTGTACAAATTAAATCTGCTGGAAGAAAAAAAGAGGTTTTATTCGATAGAGATAGTAAAATAGAATGGGACGGTCCTTTAGTGATAATGGTCAATAGTTTTTCAGCTTCAGCTTCAGAAATTTTAGCGGCAGCTATTCAAGACTACAAAAGAGGAATTATTATTGGTAGTAAACAGACCTACGGTAAAGGAACAGTACAAAATGTGATTGATTTAAATCAGTTTGTACGTAATAGTTCAGTAGGAGATTTAGGTGCGTTAAAAACAACTACTCAAAAATTTTATAGAATTAATGGAGGTTCAACTCAGTTGGACGGCGTGAGTAGTGATGTAGTTATGCCAGATCGATATGCTTATTTAAAAATGGGTGAACGCGATGTTGATAATGCAATGCCATGGGATAAAATAGATCCAGCTACTTATACTGTTTGGAATAAAACAGAGAACTTTAATAAGGCTATTTTAAATAGTAAGACAAGAATTGAGAAAAACCCTCAGTTTAAATTAATTGAAGAAAATGCAAAATGGATTGATAGCAGAAGTGAAGATAACACCTATAGTTTGAATATAGATAAGTTTAAAATTGCTCAAAATGATATAGAGGAGAAGTCTAAAAAATACAGACCTATTTCGCAATACAAAAATACATTGCACTTTTCTTCGTTACCTTATGAAGTAGCTCAAATGGATAAAGACAGTATTTTGAAAGAGAAAAGAGATCGTTGGCATGAAGGATTATCTAAAGATATTTATGTAGAAGAAGCTTTGAATGTTTTGGATGATTTGCAATCTAAGCCTATCGTGAAGAAAAATATGTCAGAAAAATTAAAAAAAGAAAAACTGGCTAAATCCTAA
- a CDS encoding DNA/RNA non-specific endonuclease, which produces MVTTASTEKLTSRTVLDYLPTSTTHQVIKHSYFTLSYNEEAEQAEWLAYQLKKDYVKNNNFKRPFFIVDPKVKTGSADWRNYKKSGYDKGHLCPAGDMEFEENAYNDTFFTSNISPQDHEFNAGIWNRLEQKVRYWASRYDGVYVVTGGILNKTSKTIGTQKVVVPEYFYKIILDDSNGNYKMIAFLIPNKGSDKPLYTYVVSVDSIEKLTGIDFFPKLDDELESSLEKRTDYKSWIFN; this is translated from the coding sequence ATGGTTACTACTGCTTCAACGGAAAAGTTAACAAGTAGAACTGTTCTCGATTACTTACCTACATCTACAACTCACCAAGTCATTAAACATTCTTATTTCACACTCTCATATAATGAAGAAGCGGAGCAGGCTGAATGGTTGGCCTATCAGTTAAAGAAGGATTATGTGAAGAATAACAATTTTAAACGACCTTTCTTTATAGTTGATCCAAAAGTTAAAACAGGTTCTGCAGATTGGAGAAACTATAAGAAAAGTGGATATGACAAAGGGCATCTTTGTCCAGCAGGAGATATGGAGTTTGAAGAAAATGCGTATAATGATACTTTTTTCACTTCGAATATTTCTCCTCAAGACCATGAATTCAATGCAGGAATTTGGAATAGATTAGAGCAAAAAGTACGCTATTGGGCATCACGATATGACGGTGTTTATGTGGTTACGGGAGGAATTCTTAATAAAACTAGCAAGACTATTGGAACCCAAAAAGTAGTTGTTCCAGAATATTTTTATAAAATAATTTTAGATGATTCCAATGGTAATTATAAAATGATTGCTTTTTTAATTCCTAATAAAGGTAGTGATAAGCCATTATATACTTATGTAGTTTCAGTTGATAGTATTGAAAAGTTAACGGGCATAGATTTTTTCCCTAAACTAGATGATGAATTAGAATCAAGTCTAGAAAAACGAACTGATTATAAATCGTGGATTTTCAATTAA
- the rodA gene encoding rod shape-determining protein RodA yields the protein MKNQSIKKNLDWTCVIIYSVLVIMGWLNIYSSSLSSIEDTYQKQLVFILLTIPLIFIILAIDGKFYEKYASIIFGFALLTLAGLFLFGKTIAGQRCWYAIGSFTIQPSEFAKAATSLAIAKYLSDSQINLKDVNRQIQALAIVFLPVLLILPQPDPGSALIYSIFIIVLYREGLPSWYVWTGFVTILLFVLTLVLEPQYVILLALLVILIVHFKSRLGDRNIVLSAILFSVISGFVLSVNYVFQNVFKQHHRDRFNILLGKTVDLKGIGYNTNQSEIAIGSGGWLGKGFLEGTQTKGGFVPEQHTDYIFTTVGEEWGFAGSLVVIALFVSLFLRVIYLAERQKTKFSRVYGYCVAGILFIHFFVNIAMVIGIFPTIGVPLPFFSYGGSGLWGFTILLFIFLKMDANKVNEW from the coding sequence ATGAAAAACCAAAGTATAAAGAAAAATCTTGACTGGACATGTGTCATCATTTATAGCGTATTAGTGATAATGGGATGGTTAAACATCTATTCATCATCTCTATCCTCTATTGAAGATACTTACCAAAAACAGCTTGTTTTTATCTTACTAACGATTCCTTTAATATTCATAATACTGGCCATCGACGGAAAGTTTTACGAAAAATATGCCAGTATTATTTTTGGATTTGCTTTACTTACTTTGGCAGGGCTTTTCCTTTTTGGAAAAACAATAGCAGGACAAAGATGCTGGTATGCCATCGGAAGTTTCACTATCCAACCTTCTGAATTTGCGAAAGCAGCTACTTCACTAGCGATTGCAAAATATTTAAGTGATTCACAAATTAATCTAAAAGATGTAAACAGGCAAATACAAGCACTTGCAATTGTTTTTCTTCCAGTACTTCTAATATTACCACAGCCCGATCCGGGAAGTGCCCTTATTTATAGTATTTTTATAATTGTTTTATATCGTGAAGGACTTCCATCATGGTACGTATGGACTGGTTTTGTTACTATCCTTTTATTTGTATTAACGCTTGTCTTAGAACCTCAATATGTTATTCTATTAGCATTATTAGTTATTTTAATCGTTCATTTTAAATCAAGGCTTGGCGATAGAAACATAGTCTTAAGTGCAATTCTTTTTTCAGTCATTTCTGGCTTTGTTTTATCCGTAAATTATGTGTTTCAAAATGTATTCAAACAGCATCACCGCGATCGTTTCAACATTTTATTGGGAAAAACTGTCGACTTAAAGGGAATTGGATATAATACGAATCAATCAGAAATTGCTATAGGCTCTGGAGGATGGTTAGGAAAGGGTTTTCTAGAAGGAACGCAAACAAAAGGTGGTTTTGTACCAGAACAACATACTGATTACATATTTACCACTGTAGGAGAAGAATGGGGCTTTGCAGGCTCTCTAGTAGTAATTGCGCTATTCGTGAGTTTATTTCTAAGAGTAATTTATCTTGCTGAAAGACAAAAAACGAAATTCAGTAGAGTTTATGGTTATTGTGTAGCAGGAATTCTATTTATACATTTCTTTGTCAACATCGCCATGGTTATTGGCATTTTCCCAACAATTGGGGTGCCTTTACCTTTCTTTTCATATGGAGGCTCTGGTCTTTGGGGATTCACTATTTTGCTTTTTATCTTTTTAAAGATGGATGCAAACAAAGTCAATGAATGGTAA
- the mrdA gene encoding penicillin-binding protein 2, with protein sequence MRKLLLPSLIIVAASLLVIRIFYLQVINDTFKLKSDNNAIKIKYDYPERGYIYDRNGKLLVANQASYDIMVIPRELKNIDTLEFCQLLNITKEDYIKKIAKAKIYSPRLPSVFLPQLNKSEFAAFQEKIRKFEGFYFQKRSLRDYEVDFGANVFGFITQVNDKLIAKNPYYNSGDLIGKQGVEESYENILRGIKGVKYFQKDKYNREIGSYKDGKYDTIAVQGEDINLTLDAELQRYGEQLMINKRGGIVAIEPSTGEILALVTAPSYDPSILVGRQRSKNYTLLYRDSIAKPLYDRGLLAEYPPGSPFKILTGLIGLQEGVIDEQTSFMCHHGFSYARGRFMKCHGFGPHNLHNGIYNSCNTYFANVYMRTINKFVKPAYAVDVWSDHVKSFGLGDFMGYDLPTGKRGNVPDSKTYKKIYPNGGWRSTTIISNSIGQGEVLMTPIQLANMMATVANEGYYYTPHIIKKIKGTNIDPKFKVKHQTTIDKKYFKPMISGLFDVYNLGTARGLNVPGIDICGKTGTAENYAKIDGKRVKLEDHSIFVAFAPKDNPKIAIAILVENGGYGATIAGPIASLMIEKYLRKKITRTDLEKRILERSLKDRYAKLGGMKEASAIETTPKDSISKLKVTTNSTVQIDSTNQN encoded by the coding sequence ATGAGAAAATTATTGCTGCCTTCTTTAATTATTGTTGCAGCATCATTGCTAGTGATTCGAATCTTTTATTTGCAAGTTATCAATGATACTTTCAAATTAAAATCCGATAATAATGCGATTAAGATAAAATACGATTACCCTGAAAGAGGTTATATCTACGACAGAAATGGAAAACTATTAGTGGCAAATCAAGCGTCATACGATATCATGGTAATTCCTAGAGAATTAAAGAATATCGATACTTTAGAGTTCTGTCAACTACTAAATATCACCAAAGAAGATTATATTAAAAAAATTGCAAAAGCTAAAATTTACAGCCCACGCTTGCCTTCTGTTTTCTTACCTCAGTTAAACAAAAGTGAATTTGCTGCTTTTCAAGAGAAAATACGAAAATTTGAAGGTTTCTATTTTCAAAAACGTTCTCTACGCGACTATGAAGTCGATTTTGGAGCAAATGTTTTTGGTTTTATCACACAGGTTAATGACAAATTAATAGCAAAAAACCCATATTATAACAGCGGTGACTTAATAGGAAAACAAGGAGTAGAAGAAAGCTATGAAAACATTTTGCGCGGAATTAAAGGGGTGAAATACTTTCAGAAAGACAAATACAATCGTGAAATAGGCTCTTACAAAGACGGAAAATACGATACGATTGCCGTTCAAGGAGAGGATATCAATTTAACTTTAGACGCTGAACTTCAAAGATATGGAGAACAGCTAATGATAAATAAAAGAGGTGGAATTGTAGCTATTGAACCTAGTACAGGTGAAATATTAGCACTAGTAACTGCTCCATCTTATGACCCTTCTATTTTAGTTGGTAGACAACGTTCTAAAAATTACACCTTACTATATAGAGACTCGATAGCAAAACCGCTATATGATAGAGGATTACTAGCGGAATATCCTCCAGGATCACCATTTAAAATCCTGACTGGATTGATTGGACTGCAAGAAGGTGTTATTGATGAACAAACTTCTTTTATGTGCCATCATGGTTTTAGTTATGCACGAGGTCGTTTTATGAAATGTCATGGTTTTGGCCCTCATAATTTACATAATGGAATCTATAACTCTTGTAATACTTATTTTGCAAATGTGTATATGCGTACCATAAACAAATTTGTAAAACCAGCCTATGCAGTTGATGTATGGAGCGATCACGTGAAAAGTTTTGGATTGGGTGATTTTATGGGATACGACTTACCTACTGGAAAAAGAGGAAATGTTCCCGATTCTAAAACATATAAGAAAATTTACCCTAATGGTGGATGGAGAAGTACAACGATTATTTCAAACTCTATTGGACAAGGGGAAGTTTTAATGACACCAATACAATTAGCTAATATGATGGCTACCGTAGCAAACGAAGGATACTACTATACTCCTCACATTATAAAAAAAATAAAAGGAACAAATATAGATCCTAAATTCAAAGTAAAACATCAGACCACCATTGACAAAAAATATTTCAAACCAATGATAAGTGGCTTGTTTGACGTATACAATTTAGGAACTGCAAGAGGACTTAATGTACCTGGTATTGACATTTGTGGTAAAACAGGAACAGCTGAAAATTATGCCAAAATTGATGGGAAAAGAGTAAAACTAGAAGATCATTCTATTTTTGTTGCCTTTGCACCAAAAGACAACCCTAAGATTGCAATTGCGATCCTTGTCGAAAATGGTGGGTACGGAGCTACGATTGCAGGTCCCATTGCGAGTTTAATGATTGAAAAGTACCTAAGAAAAAAAATAACAAGAACCGATTTAGAAAAGAGAATACTAGAAAGAAGCTTAAAAGACCGCTATGCAAAACTAGGTGGAATGAAAGAAGCTAGTGCCATTGAAACAACACCTAAAGATTCAATATCTAAATTAAAGGTAACGACAAATTCAACTGTTCAGATAGACTCAACAAATCAAAATTAA
- a CDS encoding rod shape-determining protein MreD, producing MNSTLLVNVSRFILLLAIQIIIFNNMNFLGFIIPLPYILFIILYPVNGNKSGLLFASFLLGLTMDLFLNSGGVHATACLVLAYMRPSIFKFSFGVSYEYQTIKINDVLTPERFSFIFLSVIIHHITMFLLEAFQVSFFLDILIRTLLSAVFTIISCIIIIYLIKPNKR from the coding sequence ATGAATAGCACTTTGTTAGTCAATGTTTCTCGGTTTATTTTATTATTAGCCATCCAAATAATTATATTTAACAATATGAATTTTCTGGGGTTTATAATTCCACTTCCGTATATCTTATTTATAATATTATACCCCGTGAACGGGAACAAATCTGGCTTACTTTTTGCTAGCTTTTTATTGGGTTTGACAATGGATCTTTTTCTAAATTCAGGCGGAGTTCACGCAACTGCTTGTTTAGTCCTAGCATACATGAGACCATCCATTTTTAAATTTTCATTTGGAGTGAGTTATGAATACCAGACCATAAAAATTAATGATGTTTTAACACCCGAAAGATTTTCGTTTATATTCCTTTCTGTTATTATTCATCATATAACAATGTTCTTATTAGAAGCTTTTCAAGTCAGTTTCTTTTTGGACATATTAATCCGAACACTTTTGAGTGCGGTTTTTACCATAATTAGTTGTATTATTATCATTTACCTTATTAAGCCTAACAAACGATGA
- the mreC gene encoding rod shape-determining protein MreC, producing the protein MQQIFNFIFKNSNRILFLLLLCLSFSLTIQSHSYHKSKIISSANFLSGGVYEKINDVSEYFNLRTQNDALAIENARLKSLLFKTVDSSAIKNFENQKTTLPEDIIVSKVIHNSYNVHENFLTLNSGSLQGVKSDMGVVNNLGIVGIIDNTSPSYSTVISILNVKSQINAKIKKSNHFGSLVWNGKSTGYVQLIDVPRLASVRKGDTIVTGGQSVIFPENINIGTINKIYIDNQTNYYTLDIKLFNDMTNLGHVYIIKSKDRDELNNLEKTTKNE; encoded by the coding sequence ATGCAGCAAATATTTAATTTTATATTTAAAAACAGTAATAGAATACTGTTTTTGCTGTTATTATGCCTTTCGTTTTCGTTAACGATACAATCTCATTCTTATCACAAAAGCAAAATAATAAGTTCCGCTAATTTTTTAAGCGGGGGTGTTTATGAGAAAATCAATGATGTAAGTGAATACTTCAATTTGAGAACACAAAACGATGCATTAGCAATTGAGAATGCAAGACTAAAAAGTCTATTATTTAAAACCGTAGACTCTTCTGCCATCAAAAATTTTGAAAATCAAAAAACAACCTTGCCTGAAGATATCATTGTATCAAAAGTAATACACAACTCATATAATGTTCATGAAAATTTCCTGACCTTAAACTCTGGCTCTCTTCAAGGAGTTAAATCAGATATGGGAGTCGTTAACAACCTTGGAATAGTAGGGATAATTGATAATACTTCTCCAAGCTATTCTACAGTTATAAGCATTTTGAATGTAAAGTCTCAAATCAATGCTAAAATCAAAAAATCAAATCATTTTGGATCTTTAGTTTGGAATGGAAAAAGTACAGGTTACGTTCAATTGATAGACGTTCCTAGACTTGCATCTGTAAGAAAAGGAGACACGATAGTTACTGGTGGACAATCAGTAATCTTTCCAGAAAACATTAATATTGGTACGATTAACAAAATTTATATTGATAATCAAACCAATTATTATACTTTAGATATTAAACTTTTTAACGACATGACTAATTTAGGTCATGTTTATATCATAAAAAGCAAAGATAGAGATGAACTTAATAACCTAGAAAAAACAACGAAAAATGAATAG